In Gossypium hirsutum isolate 1008001.06 chromosome D06, Gossypium_hirsutum_v2.1, whole genome shotgun sequence, one genomic interval encodes:
- the LOC107901352 gene encoding probable protein phosphatase 2C 27 isoform X2, giving the protein MRVKDKEQVTPEIDDLDDNYYTKTSCSLLSWGDFLCTQMENWSLKHSPLHVDVFSGSNRLESISEDSVTTERQTDLLTNFIPTLRSGEWSDIGGRPYMEDTHICIADLAKNFGCDLVSEEAISFYGVFDGHGGKDASHFVRDHLPRVIVEDVDFPLELEKAVTRSFMETDAAFAKSCSLESSLASGTTVLTAMIFGRSLLVANAGDSRAVLSWHGRAIEMSKDHRPCCMKERRRIEALGGFVDDGYLNGQLGVTRALGDWHIEGMKETGERIGPLSAEPELKMITLTKEDEFLIIGSDGIWDVFTSQNAIDFTRRRLQEHNDVKLCCKEIVEEAIKRGATDNLTVVVVCFHLEPPQPSVRQRGRVRRSISAEGLQSLKCLLEG; this is encoded by the exons ATGCGTGTTAAAGATAAAGAGCAGGTCACCCCAGAAATAGACGACCTTGATGACAACTACTACACCAAAACGTCTTGCTCTTTGCTTTCTTGGGGTGATTTCTTGTGTACACAGATGGAGAATTGGTCTCTTAAACACTCTCCTCTACATGTAGACGTCTTCAGTGGCAGCAATAGA CTGGAAAGTATTTCTGAGGACTCAGTTACCACAGAAAGACAAACTGACCTGTTAACAAATTTTATCCCCACTCTTCGGTCAGGTGAGTGGTCTGACATTGGGGGTCGTCCCTATATGGAGGATACTCATATATGCATTGCAGACTTGGCTAAGAATTTTGGTTGTGATTTAGTGAGTGAAGAAGCTATTTCCTTCTACGGT GTTTTTGATGGGCACGGAGGAAAGGATGCATCTCATTTTGTCCGTGATCATTTGCCTAGAGTTATTGTTGAGGATGTTGATTTTCCCTTGGAACTTGAGAAAGCGGTCACCAGGTCATTCATGGAGACTGATGCTGCATTTGCGAAGTCATGCTCTCTCGAGTCATCACTGGCTTCTGGCACTACTGTTCTCACTGCAATGATATTTGGGAG GTCTTTACTTGTGGCAAATGCTGGGGATTCTAGGGCGGTACTGTCATGGCATGGAAGAGCTATAGAGATGTCAAAGGATCATAGGCCCTGTTGCATGAAAGAGAGAAGGCGGATCGAGGCTCTGGGTGGATTCGTTGATGATGGTTATCTGAATGGTCAACTAGGGGTCACCCGAGCATTAGGCGATTGGCACATTGAAGGTATGAAGGAAACCGGTGAGAGAATTGGCCCCCTAAGTGCTGAACCAGAACTCAAAATGATAACACTGACTAAGGAAGATGAGTTTTTGATCATCGGTAGTGATGGAATATGGGACGTTTTTACCAGCCAAAATGCCATAGATTTCACAAGGCGGCGGCTCCAGGAGCACAATGATGTCAAATTATGTTGCAAAGAAATAGTTGAAGAAGCAATAAAAAGAGGAGCAACAGACAATTTGACCGTTGTTGTGGTGTGTTTTCACTTGGAGCCACCTCAACCTTCTGTCAGACAAAGGGGAAGAGTCAGGAGAAGCATTTCTGCTGAGGGGCTTCAGAGTCTTAAATGCCTCTTAGAAGGATAG
- the LOC107901350 gene encoding putative glycerol-3-phosphate transporter 5 — protein MRSYTPSLAPGFTLFPSLKPPHTTLFFHQIFVLILTFLAYASFHASRKPPSIVKSVLGPTVQTDSTSNNTGWAPFNGPEGTHRLGELDLAFLTSYAIGMYFAGHVGDRIDLRLFLVFGMMGSGILTIIFGFGYWFDVHLLGYFIGVQVICGVFQSIGWPCVVSVVGNWFGKEKRGLIMGVWTSHTSVGNIIGSVVASGVLEFGWGWSFLVPGILIIVVGILVFCFLVVSPDDLGFEMMSSGKEIEMCVGEENVANLEKVESEEAGLLENKDSDSLAAIGFLEAWRLPGVAPFSFCLFFSKLVAYTFLYWLPFYIRHTAVAGVHLSHKTAGILSTIFDIGGVLGGVLAGFISDVIDARAVTSVTFLLLSIPALILYRIYGSVSMVTNIGLMFLSGLLVNGPYSLITTAVAADLGTQDLIKGNSRALATVTAIIDGTGSVGAALGPLLAGYISTRGWNSVFLMLIFAIFFASIFLVRVAKTEIGRMVSEGKELGSSVTAS, from the exons ATGCGATCTTACACTCCAAGCCTAGCTCCTGGATTCACCCTTTTCCCTTCCCTAAAACCTCCCCACACAACCCTTTTCTTCCACCAAATCTTCGTCTTGATTCTCACTTTCTTAGCCTACGCCTCTTTCCATGCTTCCCGGAAACCCCCCAGCATTGTGAAAAGCGTCTTAGGACCCACTGTTCAAACAGATTCTACCTCTAACAACACCGGATGGGCCCCGTTCAACGGCCCCGAAGGAACCCATCGGCTGGGTGAGCTTGATCTTGCATTTTTAACATCATATGCTATAGGGATGTATTTTGCTGGACATGTAGGTGATAGGATTGATTTAAGGCTTTTTCTTGTGTTTGGAATGATGGGTAGTGGCATTTTGACGATAATTTTTGGGTTTGGCTATTGGTTTGATGTTCATTTGTTGGGTTATTTTATTGGAGTTCAAGTTATTTGTGGGGTTTTTCAATCTATAGGGTGGCCTTGTGTGGTTTCTGTTGTAGGGAATTGGTTTGGGAAGGAGAAGAGAGGGTTGATTATGGGGGTTTGGACTTCACATACATCTGTTGGGAATATTATTGGGTCTGTTGTGGCTTCTGGGGTTTTGGAGTTTGGTTGGGGTTGGTCTTTTTTGGTGCCCGGGATTTTGATTATTGTAGTTGGGATTTTGGTTTTTTGTTTCTTAGTGGTGAGCCCTGATGATTTGGGGTTTGAAATGATGTCGTCTGGAAAAGAGATTGAGATGTGTGTGGGGGAAGAAAATGTGGCGAATTTAGAAAAAGTGGAATCAGAGGAAGCAGGGTTGCTCGAGAACAAGGATTCTGATTCCCTGGCTGCCATTGGATTCTTGGAGGCATGGAGGTTGCCAGGTGTGGCACCATTTTCTTTCTGCCTCTTCTTCTCCAAGTTGGTGGCTTATACATTTTTGTATTGGTTGCCCTTCTACATAAGACACACAG CCGTTGCAGGAGTGCATTTGTCCCATAAAACTGCTGGGATCCTCTCTACAATATTCGATATTGGAGGAGTCTTAGGTGGGGTGCTAGCAGGTTTCATTTCGGATGTCATTGATGCTCGTGCAGTTACTTCGGTTACTTTCTTATTACTATCAATTCCTGCACTCATTTTGTACCGGATTTATGGAAGTGTCTCTATGGTTACCAATATAGGATTGATGTTTCTCTCTGGGTTGCTAGTGAATGGGCCTTATTCACTAATTACAACAGCTGTTGCTGCTGATCTTGGTACCCAGGACTTGATTAAAGGAAACTCCCGTGCATTAGCTACAGTGACAGCAATCATAGATGGCACTGGCTCTGTGGGAGCAGCTCTTGGGCCCCTTTTGGCTGGGTATATATCCACTAGGGGTTGGAATAGTGTATTTCTTATGCTAATTTTTGCTATATTCTTTGCTAGTATATTCTTGGTTCGTGTTGCAAAAACCGAGATTGGAAGGATGGTAAGTGAGGGGAAAGAGCTTGGTAGTAGTGTGACTGCAAGTTGA
- the LOC107901352 gene encoding probable protein phosphatase 2C 27 isoform X3, giving the protein MEDTHICIADLAKNFGCDLVSEEAISFYGEQVFDGHGGKDASHFVRDHLPRVIVEDVDFPLELEKAVTRSFMETDAAFAKSCSLESSLASGTTVLTAMIFGRSLLVANAGDSRAVLSWHGRAIEMSKDHRPCCMKERRRIEALGGFVDDGYLNGQLGVTRALGDWHIEGMKETGERIGPLSAEPELKMITLTKEDEFLIIGSDGIWDVFTSQNAIDFTRRRLQEHNDVKLCCKEIVEEAIKRGATDNLTVVVVCFHLEPPQPSVRQRGRVRRSISAEGLQSLKCLLEG; this is encoded by the exons ATGGAGGATACTCATATATGCATTGCAGACTTGGCTAAGAATTTTGGTTGTGATTTAGTGAGTGAAGAAGCTATTTCCTTCTACGGT GAGCAGGTTTTTGATGGGCACGGAGGAAAGGATGCATCTCATTTTGTCCGTGATCATTTGCCTAGAGTTATTGTTGAGGATGTTGATTTTCCCTTGGAACTTGAGAAAGCGGTCACCAGGTCATTCATGGAGACTGATGCTGCATTTGCGAAGTCATGCTCTCTCGAGTCATCACTGGCTTCTGGCACTACTGTTCTCACTGCAATGATATTTGGGAG GTCTTTACTTGTGGCAAATGCTGGGGATTCTAGGGCGGTACTGTCATGGCATGGAAGAGCTATAGAGATGTCAAAGGATCATAGGCCCTGTTGCATGAAAGAGAGAAGGCGGATCGAGGCTCTGGGTGGATTCGTTGATGATGGTTATCTGAATGGTCAACTAGGGGTCACCCGAGCATTAGGCGATTGGCACATTGAAGGTATGAAGGAAACCGGTGAGAGAATTGGCCCCCTAAGTGCTGAACCAGAACTCAAAATGATAACACTGACTAAGGAAGATGAGTTTTTGATCATCGGTAGTGATGGAATATGGGACGTTTTTACCAGCCAAAATGCCATAGATTTCACAAGGCGGCGGCTCCAGGAGCACAATGATGTCAAATTATGTTGCAAAGAAATAGTTGAAGAAGCAATAAAAAGAGGAGCAACAGACAATTTGACCGTTGTTGTGGTGTGTTTTCACTTGGAGCCACCTCAACCTTCTGTCAGACAAAGGGGAAGAGTCAGGAGAAGCATTTCTGCTGAGGGGCTTCAGAGTCTTAAATGCCTCTTAGAAGGATAG
- the LOC107901352 gene encoding probable protein phosphatase 2C 27 isoform X1 has product MRVKDKEQVTPEIDDLDDNYYTKTSCSLLSWGDFLCTQMENWSLKHSPLHVDVFSGSNRLESISEDSVTTERQTDLLTNFIPTLRSGEWSDIGGRPYMEDTHICIADLAKNFGCDLVSEEAISFYGEQVFDGHGGKDASHFVRDHLPRVIVEDVDFPLELEKAVTRSFMETDAAFAKSCSLESSLASGTTVLTAMIFGRSLLVANAGDSRAVLSWHGRAIEMSKDHRPCCMKERRRIEALGGFVDDGYLNGQLGVTRALGDWHIEGMKETGERIGPLSAEPELKMITLTKEDEFLIIGSDGIWDVFTSQNAIDFTRRRLQEHNDVKLCCKEIVEEAIKRGATDNLTVVVVCFHLEPPQPSVRQRGRVRRSISAEGLQSLKCLLEG; this is encoded by the exons ATGCGTGTTAAAGATAAAGAGCAGGTCACCCCAGAAATAGACGACCTTGATGACAACTACTACACCAAAACGTCTTGCTCTTTGCTTTCTTGGGGTGATTTCTTGTGTACACAGATGGAGAATTGGTCTCTTAAACACTCTCCTCTACATGTAGACGTCTTCAGTGGCAGCAATAGA CTGGAAAGTATTTCTGAGGACTCAGTTACCACAGAAAGACAAACTGACCTGTTAACAAATTTTATCCCCACTCTTCGGTCAGGTGAGTGGTCTGACATTGGGGGTCGTCCCTATATGGAGGATACTCATATATGCATTGCAGACTTGGCTAAGAATTTTGGTTGTGATTTAGTGAGTGAAGAAGCTATTTCCTTCTACGGT GAGCAGGTTTTTGATGGGCACGGAGGAAAGGATGCATCTCATTTTGTCCGTGATCATTTGCCTAGAGTTATTGTTGAGGATGTTGATTTTCCCTTGGAACTTGAGAAAGCGGTCACCAGGTCATTCATGGAGACTGATGCTGCATTTGCGAAGTCATGCTCTCTCGAGTCATCACTGGCTTCTGGCACTACTGTTCTCACTGCAATGATATTTGGGAG GTCTTTACTTGTGGCAAATGCTGGGGATTCTAGGGCGGTACTGTCATGGCATGGAAGAGCTATAGAGATGTCAAAGGATCATAGGCCCTGTTGCATGAAAGAGAGAAGGCGGATCGAGGCTCTGGGTGGATTCGTTGATGATGGTTATCTGAATGGTCAACTAGGGGTCACCCGAGCATTAGGCGATTGGCACATTGAAGGTATGAAGGAAACCGGTGAGAGAATTGGCCCCCTAAGTGCTGAACCAGAACTCAAAATGATAACACTGACTAAGGAAGATGAGTTTTTGATCATCGGTAGTGATGGAATATGGGACGTTTTTACCAGCCAAAATGCCATAGATTTCACAAGGCGGCGGCTCCAGGAGCACAATGATGTCAAATTATGTTGCAAAGAAATAGTTGAAGAAGCAATAAAAAGAGGAGCAACAGACAATTTGACCGTTGTTGTGGTGTGTTTTCACTTGGAGCCACCTCAACCTTCTGTCAGACAAAGGGGAAGAGTCAGGAGAAGCATTTCTGCTGAGGGGCTTCAGAGTCTTAAATGCCTCTTAGAAGGATAG